TCGCGAATTTATTGACATGGCTCAAGGCGGCGCGTTCTGTCTTGGGCCATTTGCTTTTCCGAACAGTCACATTCGGAGAGACTACATGGACTTCAAAGCCCTGCTGGACGACACCACAGAAAACACCAAATCCTTTGCCGCTGCTCACCCGGACGGCGCAAACGGCTTTCGCACCATGCACAAAGCCGCGTTGGTCGACGGTGCGTTGTCTGTAAAGGACAAAGAGTTGCAGTGCATCGCGATCGGCATTGCCAAACAGTGCAACGACTGCATCGGCTTCCACGTCCGCGCGGCCATCAAAGCAGGTGTTACCCGCGAAGAAATGGCCGAAACCGTAGCCGTTGCGATCCTGATGGGTGGTGGGCCTGGCTACATGTACGGCGCACGTGCGATGGAAGCCTTTGACCAGCTTTCCGCCTGATCTTTACACGCCAGATACACAAAAGGGCGGCGCTGATGCGTCGCCCTTTTTGTCTTTTGACCGTCTGAGCGGTCTTGCTTTCTGCCTCTGTCCGTTGCGTCGATTGGACCCGTGGTTCAGGTCACCCTCGCGACGATTAACCGGCCACTGCTACAAGAAACACTGCAGAAAACGCCACGACGGTGGCAAGCCAGATTTGTTTCATTTTCGTGGTCTCCCAGGTTATCACCCGGTTCCTATAGATGAAACTTCTGCAGTATCACATTGATTTAACGCAAATTTGCGGAAATCCGCCGATAGCCGCAAAGCTATCGGCGAGCAGCTCTACTTATTGGATAAGTGTCTGATCCATTTCGACCGACGGGCAATCGCAACCGGCTTCTCCGACGATCTTTGCCGGCACGCCGGCGACCGTGACGTTACAGGGAATTTCTTCCAAAACCACGGAACCCGCCGCGATCCGCGAACAATCCCCGACCTTGATGTTGCCCAGAATTTTTGCCCCGGCCCCAATCAGCACGCCGTCCCCAATTTTGGGGTGACGGTCCTCGTCTTCCTTACCAGTACCTCCCAGCGTGACCGAGTGCAGCATCGAGACATTGTCACCAACCACAGCGGTTTCGCCAATCACGATGGAATGTGCATGGTCAATCATGATCCCGCGCCCAATCCGCGCGCCGGGGTGAATGTCGATGCCGTAGACCTCGGAACAGCGCATCTGGATGAAATAGGACAGATCTTTGCGCCCTTCTTTCCACAAGTAGTGCGCCAGACGATAGGCCTGCATCGCTTGGAAGCCTTTGAAATACAGAACCGGCTGCAGCATACGGTGGCAGGCCGGGTCACGGTCCAGAACGGCTGTGATGTCCGCACGGGCGGCCTCGGCCAATTCGGCGCAGTTGGCATAGGCTTCGTCCGCGATCTCGCGCAGAAGCACCATGCTCATCTCGTTCGAGCTGAGCTTGGCCGCAAAGCGATAGGACAGCGCTTTTTCCAAGGTTTTATGATGCAAGACACATGCACCGATTAGCCCCCCCAAAAGGGGTTCTTCGGCGATGGCTTGCTTAGCTTCATCGGTTATCCGGTCCCAAACGGGATCAATCCGGGTGATGACTGCGCGTTTCTCGGCCATGATGTCTCCTGCGTTGAACACCTAGAATACACCAGATAGGCTTGAATTTCAAAAATGCAAAGCAGGAATAGATCGGAAATTACCGTGACCGCGAACGACGCGCAAAATTTCAAGGATCGATTGCTGGCCGAGTTGGCCGAGCTGGATCTGGATGATGCGCGCGGGGCCGAGGGGCAGAAGGTGGTACCGTTGGATCAGCAGGCGGTTGGGCGGCTGTCACGGATGGATGCGCTGCAAAATCAGGCGATGGCCAAGGCCACGCAAACCCGCCGTACGGCACAGCGCCAACGGATCACCGCTGCTTTGGCGCGGATTGAAGAAGACGAGTTCGGCTTTTGCGAAGATTGCGGTGAAGAAATTGCATTGGGACGGCTAGAGCTAGACCCCACCGCCCCAAAATGTGTCAGCTGCGCCGCCGGCTAAGACGCGTGTGGCGTGCTTTCAGCGCGGCATAGACCGTCAGAAGACAATCCAGAAAGTCCGGATCGTCATGGAACGGTTCGGCCTGTCTTGGCAAAGACATGGCAACCGACCCCAGACTTCCATTGCCCCAGCGTGGATGCACCCGGCCCAGCGCCCGACGATAGCGGTCCGCCGCGTCGGCCCGGTGCAACATGGCCAGCATTGCACCGGGGCGCCTGCGCGGCCCAAGCGCCAGAAGCGCACAGGCCGCGGCCATTGCATCGCCGGGCAGCACCGGCCGCATTTAGAGCATCACCTGAAGCTGGGCAAACGGCCCCGGACCAAAGCGTTCGGAGAGCTGCGCGACTTCGACCGTATAGGATCCCGACACCATATCTGCAGCGCGCAGAACCGCGTCATAGATCCAGCTGGGGCTTGCGACGTCCAGTTCGCGCTTCACGGTGCCCCCATCGATGATCCGAACGCGATAGCGTTCCTCGACCTCGCCCAGCGGCACGTCGGTTTCGCCCCAACGGTCGCCGTCAACCCTTGTGCGGCGGATCCAGCTGATCTGGTGATCCCCAGACTGATCGCGCGCGGTCAAATGCGTGGGCGCATAGGGACGCAATCCATTGCCGTTGAAGGCGTGAATCTCGTGC
The Aliiroseovarius pelagivivens DNA segment above includes these coding regions:
- a CDS encoding TraR/DksA family transcriptional regulator is translated as MTANDAQNFKDRLLAELAELDLDDARGAEGQKVVPLDQQAVGRLSRMDALQNQAMAKATQTRRTAQRQRITAALARIEEDEFGFCEDCGEEIALGRLELDPTAPKCVSCAAG
- the cysE gene encoding serine O-acetyltransferase, whose translation is MAEKRAVITRIDPVWDRITDEAKQAIAEEPLLGGLIGACVLHHKTLEKALSYRFAAKLSSNEMSMVLLREIADEAYANCAELAEAARADITAVLDRDPACHRMLQPVLYFKGFQAMQAYRLAHYLWKEGRKDLSYFIQMRCSEVYGIDIHPGARIGRGIMIDHAHSIVIGETAVVGDNVSMLHSVTLGGTGKEDEDRHPKIGDGVLIGAGAKILGNIKVGDCSRIAAGSVVLEEIPCNVTVAGVPAKIVGEAGCDCPSVEMDQTLIQ
- a CDS encoding DUF7742 family protein, coding for MRPVLPGDAMAAACALLALGPRRRPGAMLAMLHRADAADRYRRALGRVHPRWGNGSLGSVAMSLPRQAEPFHDDPDFLDCLLTVYAALKARHTRLSRRRS
- a CDS encoding carboxymuconolactone decarboxylase family protein, whose amino-acid sequence is MDFKALLDDTTENTKSFAAAHPDGANGFRTMHKAALVDGALSVKDKELQCIAIGIAKQCNDCIGFHVRAAIKAGVTREEMAETVAVAILMGGGPGYMYGARAMEAFDQLSA